From one Geoalkalibacter halelectricus genomic stretch:
- the hepT gene encoding type VII toxin-antitoxin system HepT family RNase toxin: MRIDLYQQETAVIAQAQTALLDEAREAVLTGRELSRLEQNGVLHAFQVLIENAIGKAKQTLKQGGKTVPISAYDSFMMLSDMGIVSSSNLDAWNAAIGLRNRIVHDYMNIDIKLVLKLVENEQYRFVTDFLLAPIPNQSNEK; the protein is encoded by the coding sequence ATGCGAATTGACCTTTATCAGCAAGAAACAGCGGTGATCGCGCAAGCCCAGACCGCACTTCTTGACGAAGCACGCGAAGCTGTCTTAACCGGCAGAGAGTTGTCGCGTCTGGAGCAAAACGGGGTCTTGCATGCCTTTCAGGTCCTCATTGAGAACGCCATCGGTAAAGCCAAACAGACGTTGAAGCAAGGGGGCAAGACCGTTCCGATTTCTGCCTATGACAGTTTTATGATGTTGTCCGATATGGGCATTGTCTCATCTTCAAATCTGGATGCGTGGAACGCGGCCATCGGTTTGCGTAACCGCATTGTGCACGATTATATGAATATCGATATAAAGCTCGTATTGAAACTCGTTGAAAACGAGCAGTATCGTTTTGTGACCGACTTTTTGCTGGCGCCGATACCGAACCAATCAAATGAAAAATAG
- a CDS encoding HepT-like ribonuclease domain-containing protein, with amino-acid sequence MKEPRLVQDYLSDILDAMDKAEDFTDSMNLQAFKKDDKTVFAVIRSLEIIGEAAKKIPAHLRRRFPDIPWKSLAGMRDKLIHDYVGVSLEVVWRTVKEDIPTVRPVLNDMLETVRDEEANRP; translated from the coding sequence ATGAAAGAGCCGCGTTTGGTTCAAGATTATCTGAGCGATATCCTCGATGCGATGGACAAAGCTGAAGATTTCACTGACTCAATGAACCTTCAGGCATTCAAGAAAGATGATAAAACCGTTTTTGCTGTCATTCGGAGCCTGGAAATCATTGGCGAAGCGGCTAAAAAGATACCGGCTCATTTGAGACGGAGATTCCCTGATATCCCGTGGAAAAGTTTAGCGGGAATGCGCGACAAGTTGATTCATGATTATGTCGGTGTGAGTCTTGAGGTTGTCTGGCGTACCGTAAAGGAAGATATCCCAACAGTGCGGCCAGTTTTGAACGATATGCTGGAGACAGTTCGGGACGAAGAGGCTAATCGACCTTAA
- a CDS encoding transposase codes for MPRANRHYVPGYIWHITHRCHKKEFLLKFAHDRNRFVFWLGEARKRYRLQILNYVVTSNHVHLLVRDQGATNCIPSAMQLLAGRTGQEYNQRKERKGAFWEDRYHATAIESGEHLLRCLVYIDLNMVRAGAVSHPEEWRHGGYLEIQGQRRRNRLLDLDALASSAGIGSLPALVDIHNEWVQEALRTNDLGRNEAWSKSLAVGSESFVLGTQDLLGAGGKSRNIVGQGDLFVLCEPEESYGADFSLKN; via the coding sequence ATGCCACGGGCCAATCGTCACTATGTCCCCGGTTACATCTGGCACATCACGCATCGTTGCCACAAAAAAGAATTTCTTCTCAAATTCGCCCACGACCGGAACCGCTTTGTTTTCTGGCTCGGCGAAGCGCGCAAACGCTATCGCCTGCAAATTCTCAACTACGTGGTGACCAGCAATCATGTTCATCTACTGGTCAGGGATCAGGGCGCGACCAATTGCATCCCTTCGGCCATGCAGTTGCTCGCCGGGCGCACCGGGCAGGAATATAATCAACGCAAAGAGCGCAAAGGGGCTTTCTGGGAAGATCGCTACCATGCGACCGCCATAGAATCGGGCGAGCATCTGTTGCGTTGCCTGGTATACATCGATCTGAACATGGTTCGGGCAGGTGCGGTCAGCCACCCCGAAGAGTGGCGGCATGGCGGGTACCTTGAGATTCAGGGACAGCGGCGTCGCAATCGACTCCTTGATCTTGATGCCTTGGCGAGCTCTGCCGGCATCGGCAGCTTACCTGCACTGGTGGATATTCACAACGAGTGGGTGCAGGAGGCCTTGCGCACCAATGACTTGGGGCGCAACGAGGCCTGGAGTAAAAGCCTTGCCGTCGGAAGTGAATCGTTTGTTCTCGGAACCCAGGATTTGCTCGGCGCAGGGGGGAAAAGCCGCAACATCGTCGGACAAGGCGATTTGTTCGTTTTGTGTGAACCGGAAGAGAGCTATGGCGCTGATTTCAGCCTGAAAAATTAG
- the mntA gene encoding type VII toxin-antitoxin system MntA family adenylyltransferase antitoxin, whose amino-acid sequence MKPQDTASLKALFEAIPELELAVLIGSRARKEATADSDWDIALQWHRRDSFSEQLAATENLRRQLSHHLKVPEASIDLIDLPRAGLTMRAVVAEEGIVLNAQDSLIWKRFLQRVWRELEEYYWDEIYAN is encoded by the coding sequence ATGAAACCACAAGATACAGCCTCTTTAAAGGCTTTATTCGAAGCGATACCTGAACTCGAGCTGGCGGTGCTTATCGGCAGTCGCGCCCGCAAGGAAGCAACTGCGGATAGCGATTGGGATATCGCCCTGCAGTGGCATCGTCGCGACTCATTCTCCGAACAACTGGCGGCCACGGAAAATTTGCGCAGGCAATTATCACATCACCTCAAAGTCCCAGAAGCATCTATCGATTTGATCGATCTTCCGCGTGCAGGGCTGACCATGCGTGCCGTTGTTGCCGAAGAAGGAATTGTTTTAAATGCTCAGGATAGTTTGATCTGGAAGCGGTTTTTGCAACGCGTCTGGCGAGAGCTGGAAGAATACTACTGGGACGAAATCTATGCGAATTGA
- a CDS encoding type II toxin-antitoxin system HicB family antitoxin — MAQQKDDKYTYRVTWSEEDGEHIGLCAEFPSLSWLAQTPEAALKGIRKLVAEVVEDMHANHELVPGPIATKRFSGKFMVRVPPEVHRQLAIEAAEAGVSLNRLASSKLSH; from the coding sequence ATGGCTCAACAGAAAGATGACAAATACACCTACCGGGTCACTTGGTCGGAAGAAGACGGAGAGCACATCGGGCTCTGCGCCGAATTTCCCAGCTTGAGTTGGCTGGCACAGACCCCCGAGGCGGCCCTGAAAGGGATTCGGAAACTTGTCGCCGAGGTTGTTGAGGATATGCACGCCAACCACGAACTGGTCCCGGGACCGATCGCCACCAAACGCTTCAGCGGCAAGTTTATGGTCCGCGTCCCACCCGAGGTTCATCGGCAACTGGCCATCGAGGCGGCCGAAGCCGGTGTCAGCCTCAACCGCTTAGCAAGCTCGAAACTCAGCCACTGA
- a CDS encoding SEC-C metal-binding domain-containing protein, with protein sequence MKIGRNEPCPCGSGLKYKKCCADRQTSDAPPGGTAAVMDEVHEQLKGRNFGSLEEANAFIAGYMQKRNQAPFEDFFGLSSDQMHCFLNFPFSSPDLITFPSCLNAPPQAPIMALFNLLVEGIGEKGLKPTATGNLPRDFCRQTARTYLGEERYQEYSRYGEIRSEPEFFDLHVTRLVAELAGLIRKYKGKFILGRECRALLADKGLAGIYPRLFRAFVEEYNWAYRDGWQEIPFIQHSFLFTLYLLKKQGAEWQTNRFYEDCFLRAFPQVVNDVEPVGEYYSSEDVLRISYSLRCLKGFLDFMGLAESEEDSERSICEGFRLRKRPLLDEVVRGL encoded by the coding sequence GTGAAAATCGGACGCAATGAACCCTGCCCCTGCGGCAGCGGCCTTAAGTACAAAAAATGCTGTGCCGACCGACAGACGAGCGATGCGCCCCCCGGTGGCACGGCCGCTGTGATGGATGAGGTGCACGAGCAACTCAAGGGGCGCAATTTCGGTTCCTTGGAAGAAGCCAACGCCTTTATCGCCGGCTACATGCAGAAAAGAAACCAGGCACCCTTCGAAGATTTCTTCGGGTTGTCCTCCGATCAGATGCACTGCTTTCTGAACTTTCCCTTTTCCTCGCCCGATCTGATCACCTTCCCCTCCTGCCTGAATGCACCGCCCCAGGCGCCCATTATGGCCCTGTTCAACCTGCTGGTCGAGGGAATCGGAGAAAAAGGCCTTAAGCCCACCGCCACCGGAAACCTCCCGCGCGACTTCTGCCGCCAGACGGCTCGGACCTATCTCGGAGAAGAACGGTATCAGGAATACTCCCGCTATGGAGAGATTCGCTCGGAACCGGAATTCTTCGATCTGCATGTCACCCGCCTGGTGGCAGAGCTTGCCGGATTGATCCGCAAATACAAGGGCAAGTTCATCCTGGGCCGGGAGTGCCGAGCCCTGCTCGCCGACAAGGGTCTGGCGGGCATCTACCCAAGGCTGTTCCGCGCCTTTGTGGAGGAATACAACTGGGCCTACCGCGACGGTTGGCAGGAAATCCCTTTCATTCAACATTCTTTTCTGTTCACCCTTTACCTGCTGAAAAAACAAGGGGCCGAGTGGCAGACGAACCGGTTCTATGAGGATTGCTTCCTGCGCGCCTTCCCGCAGGTAGTGAACGACGTCGAGCCCGTCGGCGAATACTATTCCTCAGAGGATGTTTTGCGCATTTCCTATTCTCTGCGCTGCCTGAAGGGGTTTTTGGATTTTATGGGCCTGGCGGAAAGCGAGGAGGATTCTGAAAGGTCAATTTGTGAAGGATTTCGTCTGAGGAAGCGCCCGCTTCTCGATGAGGTGGTGCGGGGGCTGTAG
- the istB gene encoding IS21-like element helper ATPase IstB, producing MQSEKENALRLHRRLTELRLPTIRRCYQETAIAARRDNWEYESYLLELAEREREERRNARTARLLKDSKLPLEKNLKAFNRKRLPRKLDTQLTQLLKGKFLDHKENVLAFGNPGSGKTHLLCALAQELVHQGRPVRFTPCSLLVQELLIAKRDLRLSRVLKQYAKYEALIIDDIGYVQQSREEMEVLFTLLADRYERGSIMLTSNLPFSKWEQIFKDPMTTAAAIDRLVHHSVILELNIPSYRLEESHKAQSQSEPGQNSPQEDIPWNA from the coding sequence ATGCAATCTGAGAAGGAGAACGCTCTCCGCCTGCACCGCCGCCTTACCGAACTGCGCCTGCCCACCATCCGGCGCTGCTATCAGGAGACCGCAATCGCTGCCCGCCGGGACAACTGGGAGTACGAGAGCTACCTGCTGGAGCTGGCCGAGCGCGAGCGCGAAGAGCGCCGCAACGCCAGAACAGCGCGTCTGCTCAAGGACTCCAAGCTGCCGCTGGAGAAAAACCTCAAGGCGTTCAACCGCAAGCGACTGCCGCGCAAGCTCGATACCCAGCTCACCCAGCTCCTCAAGGGCAAGTTCCTGGATCATAAAGAAAACGTACTGGCCTTCGGCAACCCCGGCAGCGGCAAGACCCATCTGCTGTGCGCGCTGGCACAGGAACTGGTTCATCAGGGCCGGCCGGTACGCTTTACGCCATGCAGCCTGCTGGTGCAGGAGCTTCTCATCGCCAAGAGGGATCTGAGGCTCTCACGCGTCCTCAAGCAGTACGCAAAGTACGAGGCGCTGATCATCGACGACATCGGGTATGTGCAGCAAAGTCGCGAGGAGATGGAGGTCCTCTTCACCCTGCTGGCCGACCGCTATGAGCGCGGCAGCATCATGCTCACCAGCAATCTGCCCTTCTCGAAGTGGGAGCAGATCTTTAAAGACCCCATGACCACGGCGGCCGCCATCGACCGGCTCGTTCACCACAGCGTCATCCTGGAACTCAACATCCCCAGCTACCGTCTGGAAGAATCGCACAAGGCGCAGTCCCAGTCAGAGCCTGGCCAAAATTCCCCACAAGAGGACATACCATGGAATGCTTAG
- the istA gene encoding IS21 family transposase: MKTQATGAIAAAKAGMDEKTARKYVKAGKLPSELKVEHTWRTRPDPFETHWEQVREKLADNPGLEAKTLFEDLQRRFPDTFSDGQLRTLQRRVKRWRALEGPAKETFFPQLHRPGELAQSDFTHMGKLGITIAKQPFDHLIYHFVLTYSNWETGSICYSESFESLSEGLQAALWELGGVPQAHQTDRLTAAVHNALHQQEFTQRYQALLRHYGLSGRKTQAGSPNENGDVEQSNHRLKRAVRQALLLRGSFDFESIAEYRGFLRELFARLNRGRRERLWEEQRMLHPLPHRRLESCTRLEVTVSRASTIRVSNNTYSVESRLIGESLHVALFADHLDLYYAQKRVETLPRLRGKCRHLINYRHVIDQLQRKPGAFENYRYREEMFPGSCFRLAYDELKERHTPQVAAREYLKILALAAKESEAAVAAALRELCGRQPITAQAVENLIHVEPIASPVAEIGVAAVDLASYDRLLSMEAMAYAI; the protein is encoded by the coding sequence ATGAAAACGCAAGCCACAGGCGCCATTGCCGCAGCCAAAGCCGGCATGGACGAAAAGACCGCCCGCAAGTACGTCAAGGCGGGCAAACTGCCCAGCGAACTCAAGGTTGAACACACCTGGCGAACCAGGCCAGACCCTTTTGAGACCCATTGGGAGCAAGTTCGTGAGAAGCTTGCCGATAACCCGGGGCTGGAGGCAAAGACCCTCTTCGAGGACCTTCAGCGCCGCTTTCCCGACACGTTCTCCGACGGCCAACTGCGCACCCTGCAGCGTCGCGTGAAGCGCTGGCGTGCCCTGGAAGGCCCCGCCAAGGAAACGTTCTTCCCCCAACTGCACCGCCCCGGCGAGTTGGCCCAGTCTGATTTCACCCACATGGGCAAGCTCGGCATCACCATCGCCAAGCAGCCGTTCGACCACCTCATCTATCACTTCGTGCTCACCTACTCCAACTGGGAAACCGGCAGCATCTGCTACTCGGAGAGCTTCGAGAGTCTCAGCGAGGGGCTGCAGGCGGCGCTGTGGGAACTCGGCGGCGTGCCGCAGGCCCACCAAACCGACCGGCTGACGGCGGCGGTGCACAATGCCCTGCATCAGCAGGAGTTCACCCAACGCTACCAGGCCCTGCTCAGACATTACGGCCTGAGCGGTCGCAAGACGCAGGCCGGCAGTCCCAACGAGAATGGCGACGTGGAGCAGAGCAACCACCGCTTGAAGAGGGCGGTTCGGCAGGCCCTTCTTCTGCGCGGCAGCTTCGACTTTGAGAGCATCGCGGAGTACCGGGGCTTTCTGCGCGAGCTCTTCGCCCGGCTCAACCGTGGTCGCCGCGAGCGCTTGTGGGAGGAGCAACGCATGCTGCATCCCCTGCCGCACAGACGGCTGGAAAGCTGTACCCGTCTTGAGGTCACGGTCAGCAGAGCCAGCACCATCCGGGTCAGCAACAACACCTATTCCGTCGAAAGTCGCCTGATCGGCGAGAGCCTGCACGTCGCGCTTTTTGCCGACCATCTCGACCTTTACTACGCCCAGAAGCGCGTGGAGACGCTGCCCCGCCTGCGTGGTAAGTGCCGCCATCTCATCAACTACCGCCACGTCATCGATCAGCTGCAGCGCAAGCCGGGCGCCTTCGAGAATTACCGCTACCGCGAGGAGATGTTCCCCGGCAGTTGCTTCCGGCTCGCCTATGATGAGCTCAAAGAGCGCCACACGCCGCAAGTGGCGGCGCGCGAGTACTTGAAGATCCTGGCGCTGGCGGCGAAAGAGAGCGAAGCGGCGGTCGCGGCGGCCCTGCGCGAGCTGTGCGGACGGCAACCCATCACGGCGCAGGCCGTGGAGAACCTGATCCATGTCGAGCCGATTGCCTCGCCGGTTGCCGAGATCGGCGTCGCCGCGGTCGATCTTGCGAGCTACGACCGTCTCTTGTCCATGGAGGCGATGGCGTATGCAATCTGA
- a CDS encoding DDE-type integrase/transposase/recombinase, giving the protein MTDKEREDVALFRFGVISDLVGATRLEHGERSRRIKQKAAVRWNIPHSTRTRICDNTIRRWVSIYEKSGRQLDALKPVPRSDIGCCRQVDEDTVLSLVRLRKAKPLLPVAHLIEEMEKKGLVSPGYTLRLSTAYRVLKKAGLSGRPGSDPVDRRRFEAEFPNDIWQSDVMHGPHVLVDGKKRKSYLIAFLDDHSRLITQARFMLSENLASFLKVYRAALTTRGLPRKLYVDNGSAFRSRHLEKVCACLGIAITHTPPYTPQGRGKIERFFRTVRSQLLAALAAETLEDLNQALDHWIQQSYHRRPHSSTGQPPLERFASHLELIRKPPIDLDDHFRKEVRRRVNKDRSVSIDGRCFEAPTRLIGEQVSLLFHEETPTRVEIVLRGEPQGFLVPLDPHINAAVGRDQNNKTSETGVQQGQLSFAKGEQTP; this is encoded by the coding sequence ATGACAGACAAAGAACGAGAAGATGTGGCCTTGTTCCGCTTCGGGGTGATCAGTGATCTGGTTGGAGCCACCCGCCTGGAGCATGGTGAACGCAGCCGGCGGATCAAGCAGAAAGCGGCTGTGCGCTGGAATATTCCGCACTCAACGCGCACCCGCATCTGTGACAACACCATCCGGCGCTGGGTGAGCATCTACGAGAAGAGCGGGCGGCAACTTGATGCCCTGAAACCCGTTCCGCGCAGCGATATCGGCTGTTGCCGTCAGGTGGATGAGGACACGGTGCTCTCTCTGGTGCGGCTGCGCAAGGCCAAGCCTCTGCTGCCAGTGGCGCACCTGATCGAGGAGATGGAGAAGAAAGGGCTGGTGTCGCCCGGTTACACCTTGAGATTGTCGACCGCCTACCGGGTGCTCAAGAAAGCCGGTCTCTCGGGTCGGCCCGGCAGCGACCCGGTTGACCGACGGCGCTTTGAAGCGGAGTTTCCCAATGATATCTGGCAGTCCGATGTCATGCATGGACCGCATGTGCTGGTTGACGGCAAGAAGCGCAAGAGCTACCTGATCGCCTTTCTCGATGATCATTCGCGGTTGATCACCCAGGCCCGCTTCATGCTCTCGGAGAATCTGGCCAGCTTTCTCAAGGTCTACCGCGCCGCCCTGACCACGCGGGGGCTGCCGCGCAAGCTCTATGTCGACAATGGTTCCGCCTTTCGCAGCCGCCATCTGGAAAAAGTCTGCGCCTGCCTGGGGATCGCCATCACCCACACCCCCCCTTACACGCCACAGGGGCGCGGCAAGATCGAGCGCTTCTTCCGCACTGTCAGAAGTCAGTTGCTCGCCGCTTTAGCCGCAGAGACACTGGAGGATCTCAACCAGGCACTGGATCACTGGATTCAGCAGAGCTATCACCGCCGCCCCCATTCCTCCACCGGCCAGCCGCCGCTGGAGCGTTTCGCCTCTCACCTGGAATTGATCCGTAAACCACCCATCGATCTGGACGACCACTTTCGCAAGGAGGTGCGCCGGCGGGTCAACAAGGACCGCAGTGTCTCCATCGACGGCCGCTGTTTCGAGGCCCCGACTCGCCTGATCGGCGAGCAGGTCAGCCTGCTGTTTCATGAAGAGACACCGACCAGGGTTGAGATCGTGCTGCGCGGCGAGCCCCAGGGCTTTCTCGTGCCGCTCGATCCCCACATCAATGCCGCAGTCGGAAGGGATCAGAACAACAAGACCTCAGAGACCGGTGTCCAACAGGGGCAACTCTCGTTTGCCAAAGGGGAGCAGACGCCATGA
- a CDS encoding nucleotidyltransferase family protein — protein MARIKKENLDVQQVAERLRQEIPRLRRDYSVRSLGLFGSYVRGEQRRGSDLDVLVEFSEVPGMLRFLDLERDISRLVGIPVDLVQKEALKPAIGRRIEKEVLPI, from the coding sequence ATGGCAAGGATAAAAAAAGAAAATCTCGATGTGCAACAGGTGGCTGAACGTCTCCGTCAGGAAATCCCGCGTCTGCGCCGTGACTACTCAGTTCGATCTCTTGGCCTATTTGGGTCATACGTTCGTGGTGAGCAACGTCGCGGCAGCGATCTCGATGTTTTGGTTGAGTTTTCTGAAGTACCCGGAATGCTGCGCTTTCTTGATCTTGAACGAGATATCTCACGGTTAGTGGGCATACCTGTCGACCTGGTGCAGAAGGAAGCTCTCAAACCTGCTATCGGCCGGCGAATCGAAAAAGAGGTTCTGCCGATATGA
- a CDS encoding restriction endonuclease subunit S → MNTNQNLCPIIWKIQELSHLCELITDGSHFSPVPQADGEIIANVKDMTEWGINYNSCTRISTAEFDFLCRQNCSPKHNDVLLSKDGTIGRVVVYRDHRKIVLLSSIAILRTNGKIDPDYLYTILRSDIFNRQLYQLQSGSALKRLVLKDINKLKIPCPTLPEQRKIARILSTVNSVIEKTEASIAKYKAIKQGMMLDLFTRGLDANGRLRPRHEDAPHLYKQTELGLVPKEWEVARIGDFANVKGGKRLPAGQDFADVMTPFPYLRVTDMVDGTIDQRDLKYVPENIEPLIRAYKISKNDVYVTIAGTLGLFGTVPDNLDNAQLTENAAKITDFNSKDYNRDYIKYQCNSEVIQSGSSLFQVG, encoded by the coding sequence ATGAATACTAATCAGAATCTTTGTCCTATAATTTGGAAAATTCAAGAGTTAAGTCATTTATGTGAGCTTATTACCGATGGCTCTCATTTCAGTCCTGTTCCGCAAGCTGATGGTGAAATAATTGCCAACGTTAAGGATATGACAGAATGGGGAATAAATTATAATTCATGTACTAGAATATCTACTGCAGAATTTGATTTTTTATGTAGACAAAACTGTTCTCCTAAACATAACGACGTATTGTTGTCAAAAGACGGAACAATTGGAAGAGTAGTTGTTTATCGAGATCATAGAAAGATTGTATTGTTATCTTCAATCGCAATATTACGCACAAATGGTAAGATTGACCCTGATTATTTGTACACAATTCTACGCTCGGATATTTTTAATAGGCAATTATATCAGCTGCAATCAGGGAGTGCTTTAAAGAGGCTTGTTCTAAAAGATATTAATAAGCTAAAAATTCCATGTCCCACCCTTCCCGAACAGCGCAAAATCGCCCGCATTCTCTCCACCGTTAACTCCGTGATCGAAAAGACCGAAGCCTCCATTGCCAAATACAAGGCCATCAAACAGGGGATGATGCTCGACCTGTTCACCCGTGGGCTAGATGCAAACGGACGGCTACGTCCACGGCATGAGGATGCGCCCCATTTGTACAAACAGACGGAACTGGGATTGGTGCCGAAGGAGTGGGAGGTGGCAAGAATTGGCGATTTCGCTAATGTTAAAGGTGGGAAGCGACTGCCAGCAGGGCAGGATTTTGCTGATGTAATGACACCATTCCCTTATCTTCGTGTAACAGATATGGTTGATGGAACTATTGATCAACGCGATCTCAAGTATGTTCCTGAGAATATTGAACCGCTGATAAGGGCATATAAAATTTCTAAAAATGACGTCTATGTGACCATAGCTGGAACTTTAGGGCTTTTTGGAACAGTTCCAGACAATCTTGATAACGCTCAACTAACTGAAAATGCCGCAAAAATAACTGATTTTAACAGCAAGGATTACAATAGAGATTATATTAAATATCAATGCAATTCCGAAGTGATTCAATCTGGCTCTTCGCTGTTTCAAGTGGGTTGA
- a CDS encoding ExeA family protein: MSYHTFFGLKGQPFAADLALDAILKTDDLREVQQRILYTIELGAIALVTGEVGAGKSTALRWVAGGLHPSKYKPLWVTATSGSILEVYRQLLAELDIQTASSSRAILTGLIRTQILALVQSKKQQPVLIIDEASLLRLDVFAELHTLTQFEGDSKPYLPIILAGQNNLADNLLYRTAVPLASRIVARRHLQEVNREGMERYLDHHLKIAGLKHSPFDAQAVTAIHQGSGGLFRKANHLARGALIAATSEKSQLVTAEHVRRAASELF, from the coding sequence ATGAGCTACCATACCTTCTTCGGCCTCAAGGGCCAGCCCTTTGCTGCCGACCTGGCGCTGGATGCCATTCTCAAGACGGACGACCTGCGCGAAGTCCAGCAGCGGATTCTCTACACCATCGAGTTGGGCGCCATCGCCCTGGTCACCGGCGAAGTTGGCGCCGGCAAGTCGACCGCCCTGCGCTGGGTCGCTGGAGGGCTCCATCCCTCCAAGTACAAACCCTTGTGGGTCACTGCAACTTCGGGCTCGATTCTCGAAGTTTACCGGCAATTGCTGGCCGAACTCGATATCCAGACCGCCTCCTCGTCGCGCGCCATCCTCACCGGGCTGATCCGCACCCAGATCCTGGCCTTGGTGCAGAGCAAGAAGCAGCAACCGGTGCTGATCATCGACGAGGCATCGCTCTTGCGTCTCGACGTCTTTGCCGAACTGCACACCCTGACCCAGTTCGAGGGGGATTCCAAACCCTACCTGCCGATCATCCTCGCCGGGCAGAACAACCTGGCCGACAACCTGCTCTATCGCACCGCCGTGCCGCTGGCCTCGCGCATCGTTGCCCGCAGGCATCTGCAGGAGGTCAACCGCGAGGGGATGGAGCGCTACCTGGATCATCACCTGAAAATCGCTGGACTGAAACATTCCCCCTTTGACGCACAGGCGGTCACCGCCATCCACCAGGGCTCCGGCGGACTGTTCCGCAAGGCCAACCACCTGGCACGGGGCGCCCTGATCGCCGCCACCAGCGAAAAATCACAACTCGTTACCGCCGAACATGTCCGGCGGGCGGCCTCGGAACTGTTCTGA
- a CDS encoding type II toxin-antitoxin system RelE family toxin, which translates to MRRLDHEPRRRILKYFRERLEGANNSRQFGKPLVGDKAGFWRYRIGDYRAICHLEDQVLTILVVEVGHRKNIYD; encoded by the coding sequence TTGCGTCGGTTGGATCATGAGCCGCGCCGGCGTATTCTGAAATATTTTCGGGAGAGACTTGAGGGGGCCAATAACTCCAGGCAATTTGGTAAACCTCTGGTCGGTGACAAGGCTGGTTTTTGGCGGTACCGTATCGGGGATTACAGGGCCATTTGCCACTTGGAGGATCAGGTTCTTACGATCTTGGTGGTCGAGGTAGGGCACAGGAAAAACATCTACGACTGA
- the relB gene encoding type II toxin-antitoxin system RelB family antitoxin: protein MIGLRDKEIEARLENLAQKTGRSKSFYVRQALQEFLEDREDYLLGLARLEAGGRRVSLEEAEKELNGLES from the coding sequence ATGATCGGACTAAGAGATAAAGAGATTGAGGCTAGATTGGAAAATCTGGCTCAGAAGACGGGCAGAAGCAAGTCGTTTTACGTGCGACAAGCCCTCCAAGAATTTTTGGAAGACCGGGAAGACTACCTGCTCGGCCTCGCGCGGTTGGAAGCCGGCGGCCGCCGCGTTAGCCTTGAAGAGGCGGAGAAAGAACTAAATGGTCTGGAGAGTTGA
- a CDS encoding toxin HicA encodes MPSLNEILDIMRRNPAGVRFADLCKVCDHFFGEPRQSKSSHRVYKTPWPGDPRVNIQNDKGKGKAYQVKQVIKAIERLEVEDGSTER; translated from the coding sequence ATGCCTTCTCTGAATGAAATTCTGGATATCATGCGGCGTAACCCGGCTGGAGTGCGGTTTGCTGATCTCTGCAAAGTGTGTGACCACTTTTTCGGAGAGCCTCGGCAATCCAAAAGCAGCCACCGGGTTTATAAGACCCCGTGGCCAGGCGATCCGAGGGTAAACATTCAGAACGACAAGGGAAAGGGAAAAGCCTATCAGGTTAAACAGGTAATCAAGGCCATAGAGCGTTTGGAGGTTGAAGATGGCTCAACAGAAAGATGA